TCGTCGAATTTGTCGTTGAAGTTCGCCTAGAGTAAGATGGTTTGCAGCGTTAGCGAATGAGGTGCTAAAGGGTGGCAGCAGCACTGGATAGTATAATATGATGATTAAATGCACGAGGGATCTCGTGGTTTCTCACCTTGATAGCCTCCAGGATCTTGCTGAACTCAAGCTTGTCCTCGTTCTTGACAGTGGTCAAGCAGAGGACAGATGCAGTTTTCTTGTGAACAATCTACAAGTGATTATTTGTGAAGAATGAGACTCTTTATACTAGCACCTATACCTTCAACAAGTACAAACAAGGTTCAGGAGGAAATATACCGATCCAAGACGGGCTTTTCCTTTCACAATGCAGTAAGGGACCTCCATCTTCCTGCACAGGGCTGGAAGCCACACAACCAGCTCAATCGGATCGACATCATGAGCAATGACGACCAGTTGGGCCTTGCTCTGCAAGAAAACCATTCACTTAtctcaacaattttgtttgATTGTTTGTTCCCATAAAGATACGCCTTGATTGGTAACTAACAAAGATATGCATAGGTCACTTAGGTTCTGTACCTGCTCAATGAGGTATGTGACATGGTTAAGACCATACTTCACAACAATTGGTTTCTTTGCCTCAACGGTTTTACCTTCAGCCTCAGCCTGGGCCCTCTTCAAAAGCCTCTCCTTCTTAGCAGCCTTGTCCTCAGGGCGGTACTTGAGGAGCATCTTAAACAGATTGGTTGCTGCAAACAACTATgcacataagatatttttgacACCATGAATTGTAAAATATAACAAATGCCGCGTACAGAGCAATTCAAGTTGAACTGCATGTAAGTCCTGTTACTTTGTTTTGAAGTGGTACTATGAACACAATAATACTAAGAACACACCAGCCACATTAGCAACCGACATCCTACATAACAATGGTGTCAACGTATGCTACGTACAGTGGACAGATGACCAAACTATACTAATACTAAAGAAGACTTTAGTAGTAATACCTTAGCATTTCCTGTTCTTATTTTTCATTCACGGACAAATTTCCTAGACACTAGCAAACAACAAATACTAGTGGTGAAAAGCTTCGTTCAACTGAAAGAAATCTACCCTGCTAACCAGAAATGTACTACTAAGCTAGTAGTAAGCCATAATCAAGAACATTACATTACTTGGGCACTATATACAAACCACCACAATTCAAGGTTCGCAATGAACATATATACAGGTGGATTTTCCTAACCATCTCAGTGAGCCAAGTAGCGTTCCAGGTGCAATGCCAAACCCGACAAATCTGACTGATGGGACGATGAACGAATCAAGGCGAATTACATACCGAGGTTCTTGTCGAGGGTGCGAGTGAACTGGTTGAGCGCCGGGGGCACCTTGAGGCGCTGCTTGAGGATGCGGCGCTGGCGCTGGATGCGCACCACCTTGGGCCACTTGACGAACCGGTGAAGGTCCTTCTTGGGCGGCAGCGCGCCGCCGATTCCGAACTGCTTCGGCCTCTTCTCGAACAGCGGGTTCGTCACCTTCTCCTGCACCcatcaacatcccaaatcaaaccacGCCCCCCCGCAACAACAAAGATTTCAAGCGCGACAACGGAGCAAGATATAGATGATTGCGGGTAccgtcttcttcttcgccggcaccggcgccctGCCGCCTCGCTTCGGGGCCTGCGAGATTTACGATCCAGACGCATCAGCGCATATACATGATTCATATGTAAAGTTGCAACCTCCAAGCGAGGTCTCGAGATAAGCTAGCAGCCGCTGCGAGAATCCAAGACAGCGTTCACAAGATCCAAGGAAACCATACGAAGAACACCACAGAAAAAAGTATCACCAAAAGATCCGGTTTCTTCGCAGAAAGGAAACCGCTGGAGCAGCTGCGATAGCACTGGCACACAAAagacgcggcggcagcggcggcgagaacGTACCATTTCGCCGGAGGGGGGGCGCTGGAGCTTGGTGTTCCGAACGGGAGACGGCGAggcgggaggtggagggggaggcggcggcggcggcgagaggtggTGACGCGAGGCGAGGTGGTGATTTTATAGAGGAAGAATCGGGACGACGTGGATGCTTCCAGCTCGTCGGATGGCGCGAGCTTGAGGGGCTCGGGACATCTTGGCCGGTCATAGGATTAGGGTTTAGGAGGCGTCACTTGGGCCGCGGCCGTCCATAGGCTACTGGGCCGTCCCGGTTGCTTTTAAAAGTGAATAAGTCTGTTTGCCTCCCTCAACTCATGTCCTTTGATTTGCAAcactcaaccgcaaaaccatatatatatatatatatatatatatatatatatatatatatatatatatatatatatatatatatatatatatatatatatatatatatatatataacctaTCCCCAACTCTCAAAATTGTTGCAAATCTACTACCCTGGTGGTTTCGGAAGTGGTTTTGTCCCACGTGTCATCTTTGGCCACGTTGTCTAGCACTCTAGCTGAGTCAGCTTGTGGGACTTACATGTCAGGGACaaggataaa
The Oryza glaberrima chromosome 8, OglaRS2, whole genome shotgun sequence DNA segment above includes these coding regions:
- the LOC127782994 gene encoding 60S ribosomal protein L7a-2, giving the protein MAPKRGGRAPVPAKKKTEKVTNPLFEKRPKQFGIGGALPPKKDLHRFVKWPKVVRIQRQRRILKQRLKVPPALNQFTRTLDKNLATNLFKMLLKYRPEDKAAKKERLLKRAQAEAEGKTVEAKKPIVVKYGLNHVTYLIEQSKAQLVVIAHDVDPIELVVWLPALCRKMEVPYCIVKGKARLGSIVHKKTASVLCLTTVKNEDKLEFSKILEAIKANFNDKFDEVRKKWGGGVMGSKSQAKTKAREKLLAKEAAQRMT